AACGGCACTAAGATCATGGCTGGTAAAATCATTAATTTACTAGTAATTAATAAGGTTTTTCTTTGGCGAAAAAGCATAATTAATTGAATTAAACGGATCCAAAGATTTAATTAGTACGGTGGCCGATAGAATTTCTGGTCATATAAATGGTTCATGCATGACCAAATTTTTCTTTCTTAGAACAAAGAATATTATTCCATTGAAAATGTCCTAGTGTGACTCATAATTGATACACATGTAATGCTTTGAAATTGACAATTTAGTGACTTTTACCAAATTAAAGTCTCTACATTTTTCTTCTCCTTTTAATTTGTGTCAAGAAAATGtcaaatgtgtatatataaattaatgATACTCTTCTTATATCCTAAAATAAATAGTTGAAAGTAAAATATAGGTTAATCAGGGGGGATCTGATAATATTTAATACGTACATAGTAGTTATTTTGGTTTTTTACAAGTGAACAATAGAATGGTAAATACTTTTGCTGCAACGGAGAGTGTAAACAATTCTATTACTTTTTCTATATTTTCatcgtatatatatatctatctatatctatatattcatTTATAAGCCCTTTAATTAGGTTGTATAATTTGTAGTTTGTTATTTGTCTTCAAAAGATTCTAGTTTCTAAACTTAGGAGTAAGACAACTTTGAGTTTCAGTATTCTTTATCTCCTAAAGATTGGATAAACGAATGATATCTACtaatatccacatatatatattTGTTGCGTAAttccaatatatttatttatttttttattattaagataGACTCATTTGTTGGAGTGGGATGGATTCTTTGACTTTGATAATAAGTTAGACGTTGGTTTCTAGGTGTACAAGACCAAAATATATATAGCATTTCAAATGAGACAACCATTTGCATATTGTAGCATATCCGTATCATATTCTATGTAATCGACGAAATCAAAgtgtaacaaattttatttttattttgtgacTTTATTCGTATTGTATTGAACTATTGATAGATATATCGTTGTGGTCCCTCGATGAGAAATAAGCAAGTTATGGTTTCTAAAATTTTCACGTTGGCTAGTTTCGTAGCTATCTATCGTTCGTCTAAAATGTGCTAAATGTTACCATGAATCATCTATGTCCGTTTTAATCAATGATAACCATCAGCTTTTCGATGTTTTCAGGTTATCGGACAAAATGAAACACCTCCCACAAAAAGGCCAAGAAAGAAGAAGGTAATATAAGTCCAAGAGTCTCTCGTTTTTCTAAAATCAATTGATAGCAGAGAgagttccccttagacttatatgcatacatttgttttgcAACATgatcgatgtgggactttggtttacaCTCTTACGGTCTtacatataaaatattatatagtGCATAGATACTTGTAGTTCTTTtactattattttatttatattatatattatttttcttGTAGACATTGGCTGAACTTAAAGAAGACGAGACGACATTATTAAAGGAAAGAAAGCAACTGAAACGAGTACGTAATCTTTTTTACTCGTATGGTTTATGCGTCTGTTGTGTTTGCACTTTCCACAAGCTATGAatataaacaacaacaacaatacccaatttcaCGCATGTGAGGATAACTATGAACATATTCAATTATTAATTTGTGATGGCAAGATCAATAAAATTGTATTCCTATAAAAAAGTGTTCTGGTAATACATATCCATATTGAGAATTTTGTATTTACCAGTTTTATACTGATTTCTAGTTTCTTTTTTGATGCAGCAAATAGCAACTCTACAAGCTACATGTCAAAACAAGAGACTTGAGAATGAAAGCCTAAAGAAGATGAAGGTAAAGCAACCACCTTTTTAAATAGACACATGACATAACTATTTAAGTGTACGTGAAGCTTACCAGAGTTTCATTATGCAGTTGTTAAATAAACTTCAACACAAATAGTCCCATTCTCAAATTTGAGTTGCAATTGTTAACTTTAGTAAAACTCTGATTATGGTGGACACCAAAAAATTTCATTTCACAAATAGATTCATAGGTTCAAACATATATTTACTACTGTAAATCATTAGAATTTGTTTATGTGTTTTCAGAACGATCTGCAATCACAACAACATGGATCAACGGTTTCTGAGGTACACAAGCGTATGGAAGAAAAGAAGGATAACGGTTTTGTGCTCCCTGATCTAAATGTTGCAGTTGGTGAAGATTATTAATCAAAGTAGGCATAGAATAACCACGGAGTATATTGTCAACAATAGAAAAAACATGTGTTCTAACGTTGATGAAGTAGCAAGGCCAAGTGTAAGTAGCGAAAAGACTTATAGCATTCATATGTTTAAGTTCCTTTATTATTTGATTAAAGATATAACAAAGGACGATGATAGTGTAGTAATCTTTATAACCATTTTAGAGTCAGTCATATATTCTTTACTTATGTAGTATGTATAAACTTTCACGATCTTATATTCCAAGCAAATGTTACTTGTTATGTTTAACAGGAGGTGTTTACATGTTGCTTATAACCACTAATGACAACACTTTTCTACCTTTTTGTTTCCATTTACGCCAATGCTGTCATTACTTATTTATTTGCTACCGTATTTGACAAATCATATTGAAAAAACCCGATTTGTTTACACTTAAATTATTATTTGGAACAGGGGGCAGCCTTATTAGTAACctgtattatcattttttatttaatttgtgaATGTGTTCTGATTGTGTGTTTATCTTCAACCTAAAACAGGTACGTTATATTTAGATAGACAATGCAGTTAAACACACCAAGCACCAGTGGTCTAGTGGTAGAATAGTACCCTGCCACGGTACAGACCCGGGTTCGATTCCCGGCTGGTGCAAACTTTTTTTTAAATATAGCTTTGTCATTTACGTAGGGACTTTTACAtcttgaataaaaaaaaaaaaaaaacttgtagaaaagtttcattttttttctcttttccggAAAtacataaatttatataaataaatcaaATGATAAGTTGGGATACAAATTGCGGATTTGTTGTACAAGACCTCCTTTCAACAAAACAAACAAACATTGACTCACCATTCAAACCGTCTACGTACATGAATCAAACGTACTATACAAAGCAACAAAACCAACTATCACAATATACAAACATGAAGTTGCAACCATGAACCACCATCGAGCACCAAAGCAAAAGCTCTCGAGCTTAAACCTAGCTTTCACAAAACCAATTCATCAGCCAACACCATAAATTCCAAGAACACCTAACCGAGAAAGTTCCATTAATTTTTGGTTTCTAAAATAACTAAAAACATAAATCAATGTACATAACTTACAAAACATacctattatatttttatataatacattCAAACTCCTTATATAATTCATTCTTTTTTTTTGTAAGCGAGAAAACCCTACTATGAATGAGCACATTGGCTCtctatagaaggtaaaacctcaagTAATCAAACCCCCGAGCACGAAATATCAAAACACTTTTTCTCAATGGGACCATAAGTGTTAACGAAAGTTTTATTATCTTTTTTGTTTTTGCATTAATACCCTCACAAATGGAAACTTTGTAAATTCGAATTGCAAATGACCTCTACAATTTTTTGCATGACCCAATTTATGATGGCATAAGTCATCGTAGAGGTTCACACGTTAGTTCATTACACCACTATAAAGTAGATGTATTCTATTCGGTCATTGATATGCAACTTCGAGAACTAAACAATCATTTTAATGAGGTGAACTCAACATTGCTTATTTCTATGGCTTATTTGAACCCAAGTAAGTTTTAAAGCATTTCAAGCGGAAGATCTTATGAAAATGGTTGATTTCTATCGTTCCGAGTTCCCAAAACATGAGGTTGGATTTTTAGAGGACAACTTATGAATTACATCAATGATGTACGTGGTGATGAAAGGTTTAGTCATTTGAAAGGAATTGGGCACCTTGCAAAGATGATGGTTGAAACAAACAAAGAGTATAATATATCCAAAGGTGTATCTTCTTTTGAAACTTGCGTTAATTTTGTCCGTTGCAACATCCATAGTGGAGCATGCTTTTTCAGCAATGAAGTTAATAAAGAACGCTTTACGAAATAAATTGGGAGAGTAATTTATGAATGAATGTCTACTTTCATATAATGAGAAAGAAGTTTTAGATGATGTTAGCAATGATGCAATTATGGCTAAATTTTATCGTATGAAACCTTGTCGACAAATGTAAAAGCTTACCTTTAGGATTCGATGGATTGAGTATATGATATTTTAAGCCGTCTCTGGGCAAAGGCATGGTGGGCAATCGCCTAGGGTCCAAATATTTTGAAGAGcccaaaattttgaatatgtatatacttttctcaaaattttcaattaaattcaATAAAAATTATCATTCAAAGTTATAATAGTGTAACTTTAAATATTTAAATACattgtaagtaataaataaaaaagttAAATATTAAAACATTTATACGAGTTAAAAAATTTGACGAGTATGAGGGCTCATTTTTATTTTCGCCCAAGGCCATCAAATTGTTGAGACGGCCCTAATATTTTTGTATAGGGGGTAATATTTATAGAAATATCAATCCCCTTTTTATAAGTGATATAGTAAAAATATGAAAACCCTATCTTTTACGAGTATTATCTAATTTTATGTTTGTGTTTTGGGTGCAACCTGACCTGACGCGATTTGACCCGAAACATTAGTTTGTGCAAGAAAATTATCGAATAAATTTTTGGAACCCCATTGAGTTTTGATCCTAGAATCATCACCGCATGATAATGTTCGTGGGGTGTTAATTGGATCACATGGTTTACAAAATAAGTCTCATATTGTTTGAGATGTGCTCAAAGGGTATGTGTTTCCAAGTGAAATGAAGATGTGTTGTACTCGATGCATAAAGATGCTGATGAGAAGGGGGAATGTAAAAATGAAAAGAGACAGTTATTGCTCAGAGTGAATGGAGATGCCACACTTAATAACACCCTCTTGTAGATTCGGGTATGTTTATCTTGAGAGGTGCAAAATAGTCTGAGTTGGATATGTTGGGTACCTGGTAAAATGGGTTTGGGTAAAAAAAGTGTTTTTTCTTTGTTAAATCTTATCAATAATGTTAATTAAATTCTTCCAATTATTTGACTCGAAGGGCATTTTTGACTTTTGTCTTGGGCTCTCCTAAGAAGTAAAAACTAAAGCTTGTTGCCTGTTGAAACATATGCAAGAATACattagaaaaatatatatataacggaaTTCGTTTGTGCAATATTTTCTCAACCTTTTTTCGTCTACATGATCAAATTCCTACTGCATGAATGACTATAGAAACATCTATCACCAGAGACATAAACCACCTTCGCAATCATGTGTCACGCATGCACGCGCTTTTGTGCAGAAACCCGAACAAgtattacagggatccgaaccttaaaaCATCCCGAAGGGCAGGCGGGTCGGACCTGGATCCTGAATATGGGTCATTAAAACCTCCCTTGGGGCAATCCGGCTTGAAGGAAATTAATCCCACAGATATTTATAAGGGGAGGGACTTgaacttgagacctccccaccCCTCCTAATACATAAGTGTACATGGGTTAACCACTAGACCACTAAGGTGGGTTCGTTGTAGTGATAATCTAATTTCTGAATAATCAAATGGGTCAAAAGTATGTATGTAGCAAAAATTTTATTGTACACACTTTTAACCCATTTTGGTTgacttttgacccatttgactatTTAATTTTTAGCTTTCTGAATTTTACGCATTAGAAGTTAAACGAGGTGGATGGGGTCCGGGCGTCGAGGCCgaacaataataataaacgtacactgtagcgacccgacaaaatcgtcatttgacggcgtcgtctacttaggtcccgttacgtggtcataagtctttaaaacaacgtttgaccaaaagatatgtcgcattcatttcaaatgtaaagattgttcaagtttacaagaatagttccaccacaagttacgatacaaagttttaagtacaaatgaaacttatgcgacacaatttaaaagtatccaaaagacgctccatgtatgcatatatactcgacatccaatgcaagtatcaaaataatgagcggaagcatgtatcatgtatcgttcaaggacctgagaaaaacatagaaatctgtcaacgaaaacgttggtgaaatcataggtttaagtaagtaagtacacgtgaaccacaagatttgcatcaatgaaataatagtaatacattccaaaagtttgtttcacgagcacccaattatcaatgcttaacattccttccattgaaccccatcacttagtgctagaacatacactgtttctcgaaaatatatttcattcgtaaacggtagcgaaccgtttgaatgagggtttgtcaaacccatatggatccatacaacataagttctcgcttacacccggcaagtgtaactaatgataatcgaattgaggattttgttctaaactcgtatgtagaatgtttgttttcctgtacttgtgttcacttagtaaaagaaatgtttatgttttctcatcccaaatgtaagttcaaaaagagtaaaagtgggactatgatctcaccttgagtgcacgtacgaaaagtacttcacaaaataacgtgtgtgaaggatagtgctagtcttgacctaaacaaataggtcgtatcaataacggtaaacacgataggtcaaagatgttcaattagtcctatggctcgttacgactcgattatttagcatgtgaaatcaaattgtcaagtttcatgcaagatacaagtatataaacaagttag
This genomic window from Rutidosis leptorrhynchoides isolate AG116_Rl617_1_P2 chromosome 2, CSIRO_AGI_Rlap_v1, whole genome shotgun sequence contains:
- the LOC139894135 gene encoding uncharacterized protein, producing MSTENDPWIKSAINDTALVANILFQLRQSNPPPSHLKRWSIRQRRSKPVPPSTSTSKKQPTPTASPTTPLSYSTSVSGEESSRLILDGAVISRSKVIGQNETPPTKRPRKKKTLAELKEDETTLLKERKQLKRQIATLQATCQNKRLENESLKKMKNDLQSQQHGSTVSEVHKRMEEKKDNGFVLPDLNVAVGEDY